Proteins encoded by one window of Candidatus Mesenet endosymbiont of Phosphuga atrata:
- a CDS encoding transposase, giving the protein MYNILGIDQNGRKEVLGFYLADSEFWLSVLNDLKVWNRCLCRWTKKLSINNVFPNAEVQLCIMHQIN; this is encoded by the coding sequence ATGTATAACATACTAGGTATAGATCAAAATGGCAGAAAAGAAGTATTGGGCTTTTATCTGGCTGATAGTGAGTTCTGGCTTAGTGTATTAAATGATCTCAAAGTGTGGAATCGTTGCCTGTGTAGATGGACTAAAAAGCTTTCCATAAACAACGTATTTCCCAACGCAGAAGTGCAATTGTGTATAATGCATCAGATAAACTAA
- a CDS encoding ankyrin repeat domain-containing protein, with amino-acid sequence MSIEDKLFSAVKDGHKSKVESLLSNFSACIYAKDELNNTLLHTAVLHGHYDMIGLLMSKMTITQANSKNHIWWTPLHLAVSLNNSIMVSILLELCLRFDIADIDGNLPIHLAAERDYVEIIELLCGDKNTIDKKNKHGLTPLHLAVQKGHKKAVSALICGGADLDMQDGSEKGDTALIMAVKKDHASMVKLLLHHGADYNKTNNTGEIFGAFATSEEMISIVSKYDEFTDLSKSPISEFLSRKRKTLSDISNTSSSSSSSRAARICKRRSAIDEILDSPMSCITDYSIYENEKFSSISSTSSSEFSGKVYIHKHDQLQPALAGGNVYKASFKTQRCLL; translated from the coding sequence ATGAGTATAGAAGATAAGCTTTTTAGTGCAGTAAAAGATGGACATAAATCAAAAGTAGAGTCTTTATTGAGTAATTTTAGTGCATGTATCTATGCAAAGGATGAGTTAAATAACACATTGTTGCACACAGCTGTTTTGCATGGGCATTATGATATGATAGGGTTATTAATGAGTAAGATGACTATCACTCAAGCTAATTCAAAAAATCACATTTGGTGGACGCCATTGCACTTAGCAGTCTCATTAAATAATTCTATTATGGTTAGCATCTTATTGGAACTTTGCTTAAGGTTTGATATAGCAGATATTGATGGTAATCTTCCAATTCATCTAGCAGCTGAGAGGGATTATGTGGAAATCATTGAGCTCTTATGTGGTGATAAGAACACTATTGATAAGAAAAATAAACATGGATTAACTCCCTTGCATCTTGCAGTACAAAAAGGGCATAAAAAAGCTGTTAGTGCTTTAATATGTGGTGGAGCTGATCTTGATATGCAAGATGGTAGTGAAAAGGGAGATACTGCTTTAATTATGGCAGTTAAAAAGGATCATGCATCAATGGTAAAGCTACTGTTACATCACGGAGCTGACTATAATAAAACGAATAATACTGGGGAGATTTTTGGTGCGTTTGCAACGTCGGAAGAAATGATTAGTATAGTAAGTAAATACGATGAATTTACAGATTTATCTAAATCTCCTATTTCTGAGTTTTTATCACGTAAGCGTAAAACACTTTCAGATATATCAAATACAAGCTCATCTAGTTCTAGTAGTAGAGCAGCGCGTATATGTAAGCGTAGAAGCGCTATTGATGAGATCTTAGACTCACCTATGTCTTGCATAACTGACTACTCAATTTATGAGAATGAAAAATTTTCAAGCATATCAAGTACAAGCTCATCTGAATTTAGTGGTAAGGTTTACATACATAAGCATGATCAACTACAACCAGCTTTAGCTGGTGGTAACGTTTATAAAGCAAGTTTTAAAACTCAGAGATGTTTATTATGA
- a CDS encoding proton-conducting transporter membrane subunit has translation MQFFIDLKYTLLAAVFLPFFSGLLIYLCNKKLIRNIIIITSSFLLFISTIYIYYLSIHYQNLSFTLLDFGKAHISFKVEPIGMTFSLIASLLWVLTSIYAVCYMQKSYSGGSNLFFCCFSIAIGCTISIAFAGDLLTTFVFYELLTISTYPLIVYNLSNEAITSGRYYIGLLFGSSMILLLPGIMLLQNLTDSLDFTAGGLLQNNIVSPTFTVVLLFLLIYGIGKAALMPMHFWLPKAMVAPTPVSALLHAVAVVKSGIFIIIKIVFYIFGIENLQNFVKQNWFLGSWLTYAAGFTIIVASLIALKQNNLKKLLAYSTISQLSYIILSVLIFTHFAIKAAVFQLACHAFAKITLFFVAGSIATVSGKKYLHEMHGIGRSMPITMSAFTVGAFAMIGLPPTSAFWGKFFIIRSAFTADNLFVIIVLIFSTLLNTAYFIPIIYNAFFIKPSDSFKEAPMPLLVPLVITSMLTLIIFFFPSLILNLLDEL, from the coding sequence ATGCAGTTTTTTATAGACTTGAAGTATACTTTACTGGCAGCTGTTTTTTTGCCATTTTTCAGCGGGCTACTCATTTATCTATGTAACAAAAAATTAATTAGAAATATAATTATAATTACATCATCTTTCCTCTTATTTATATCAACAATATATATCTATTACCTATCTATTCACTACCAAAATTTAAGTTTTACATTGCTTGATTTTGGGAAGGCACATATCAGTTTTAAAGTAGAGCCAATAGGTATGACATTTAGCTTAATTGCTTCTTTACTGTGGGTGCTCACTAGCATTTATGCAGTTTGTTATATGCAAAAAAGCTATTCTGGTGGCTCTAACCTTTTTTTTTGCTGCTTCTCTATAGCTATAGGGTGCACGATATCTATCGCCTTTGCTGGAGATTTATTAACTACCTTTGTTTTTTATGAGCTACTTACTATAAGTACTTATCCTTTAATTGTATATAATCTAAGCAACGAGGCGATAACTTCTGGACGTTATTACATAGGATTATTGTTTGGTTCCTCAATGATTTTACTGCTTCCAGGCATAATGTTACTGCAAAACCTTACTGATTCTTTAGACTTTACAGCAGGTGGTTTGTTACAGAATAATATTGTATCTCCAACTTTTACAGTTGTTCTTTTGTTCTTATTAATCTATGGCATAGGAAAAGCAGCACTGATGCCTATGCATTTTTGGTTACCTAAGGCAATGGTTGCTCCAACACCAGTTAGCGCACTACTTCATGCGGTAGCTGTTGTTAAGTCTGGAATATTTATCATTATAAAAATTGTTTTCTATATTTTTGGCATAGAAAATCTGCAAAATTTCGTAAAGCAGAATTGGTTTTTAGGCAGCTGGCTAACATATGCTGCTGGTTTTACAATTATAGTTGCCTCTTTAATTGCGCTTAAACAAAACAATCTCAAAAAATTACTAGCCTATTCCACAATATCGCAACTATCATATATCATATTGTCAGTATTAATTTTTACTCATTTTGCGATTAAGGCAGCAGTATTTCAACTGGCATGTCATGCATTTGCCAAAATTACTTTGTTTTTTGTGGCAGGTTCAATAGCAACAGTATCAGGTAAAAAGTATTTACATGAAATGCATGGTATAGGACGTAGTATGCCAATTACTATGTCTGCTTTCACTGTAGGCGCATTTGCAATGATAGGCCTTCCACCTACTTCAGCTTTTTGGGGTAAATTTTTCATTATTAGGTCTGCCTTTACCGCAGATAATTTATTTGTTATTATAGTCTTAATATTTAGTACTCTACTGAATACTGCATACTTTATTCCAATAATATATAATGCTTTTTTTATAAAGCCATCAGACAGTTTTAAAGAAGCACCAATGCCACTTCTTGTGCCCCTCGTTATTACATCAATGCTGACCTTGATTATCTTCTTTTTTCCAAGTTTGATATTAAATTTATTAGATGAGCTATAG
- a CDS encoding malonyl-CoA decarboxylase, with translation MTDQHFTKIKRNAIASILRALGEATETVRSWVGSISEDLTGNKDIEALKMKMQECLNPKGGEVTARRNTVSLGNLYLNLSEVGKVRFLKILVEEFSANKKEINDKITAYQTNSDPKSSYKLEQELITSLESPRLKILKQFISLENGLKFIVDMRSDALKLKSEHKILSTLEKDLKNILSSWFDVELLDFCQITWDSSASLLEKLIKYEAVHKITSWDDLKNRLGLCFAFFHYKIPNEPLIFVEIALTDEIANNIQSLLDESIPATDPKSMNTAMFYSISNTQAGLSGINLGNFLIKRVVERLSQEFKNIKTYATLSPMPSFTKWLSNVPKPEQLAQKLKIDKPISEVLEYINLPQIQNCPDDIKQIILKLCAHYLLKVKNEKSNSAFDPVAHFHLSNGASIKRLNWLADTSEKGINQSFGIMVNYLYELSKIDHNHENYMINKIMSSTKDVSSLLSK, from the coding sequence ATGACTGATCAGCATTTTACAAAAATCAAGCGCAATGCTATAGCAAGTATTCTAAGAGCTTTAGGAGAAGCCACCGAAACAGTACGCTCATGGGTAGGAAGTATCAGTGAAGATCTAACTGGTAATAAGGATATTGAAGCATTAAAAATGAAGATGCAAGAGTGTTTAAATCCCAAAGGCGGAGAGGTGACTGCAAGAAGGAATACAGTTTCCCTTGGCAATTTATATTTAAATTTATCAGAGGTAGGAAAAGTAAGGTTTTTAAAGATACTAGTGGAAGAGTTTAGCGCAAACAAGAAAGAAATTAACGATAAGATAACTGCATATCAAACAAATTCTGATCCTAAGTCTAGCTATAAATTAGAGCAAGAACTCATAACTTCTCTTGAATCACCACGCCTTAAGATATTAAAGCAATTTATTTCTTTAGAAAATGGATTGAAATTCATTGTTGATATGAGATCTGATGCACTTAAATTAAAGAGTGAACATAAGATACTTTCTACGCTTGAAAAAGATTTAAAAAATATACTATCTTCTTGGTTTGATGTAGAATTACTTGATTTTTGCCAAATAACTTGGGATTCCTCTGCATCACTACTTGAGAAATTAATAAAATATGAAGCGGTACATAAAATTACTTCTTGGGATGACCTAAAGAACAGGCTAGGTCTTTGTTTTGCGTTTTTTCATTATAAAATACCAAATGAACCATTAATATTTGTTGAGATTGCTTTAACTGATGAAATTGCAAATAATATCCAGTCTTTACTGGATGAATCAATACCTGCAACTGATCCTAAAAGTATGAATACTGCAATGTTTTATTCCATTTCTAATACACAAGCTGGCCTGTCAGGAATAAATCTTGGAAATTTTTTGATTAAAAGAGTGGTAGAAAGATTATCACAAGAATTTAAAAACATTAAAACGTATGCCACACTATCACCGATGCCAAGCTTTACTAAGTGGCTCAGTAATGTGCCTAAACCTGAGCAGTTAGCTCAAAAGTTAAAAATAGATAAACCTATATCTGAGGTATTAGAATACATTAATTTACCTCAAATTCAAAATTGCCCAGATGATATAAAACAGATTATACTTAAATTATGTGCACACTACCTCTTAAAGGTTAAAAATGAAAAGAGTAATAGTGCTTTTGATCCTGTAGCACACTTTCATTTAAGTAATGGTGCTTCTATAAAAAGATTAAATTGGCTGGCAGATACTTCGGAAAAGGGTATAAATCAATCATTTGGCATTATGGTTAATTATCTATATGAATTATCAAAAATAGACCATAATCATGAAAACTATATGATTAATAAAATTATGTCATCCACAAAAGATGTATCGAGTTTATTAAGTAAATAA
- the holA gene encoding DNA polymerase III subunit delta — MKITPFKIKEFLKNPGSAQGLLIHGNDPGQIDFYSRNIIDTLNKNEEFTICKIEFCDVNKSPGLLFTELVNITIFNKKKLVLLINVTDKISEELKKILNNHIGNNYVLMIAKATLAQRSYFENAKNLAVIGCYKDSNNNLHDIILAYLKQNNISYTDETIAELQRCLSNSFSFYLELEKLITYLGDKKHVKISDIKKCFGSKTYDVAVDDLCSAIVEKNINDFIKYSNILMAYGNFSSIALLRIISRYFMRLSTVLNAIKSGIDEQEAIKMLDPPLFFKQLPVFKKHVRNIDHLRVKVILQGLLELEIISKQTDVDSKLIFQHNIMSMLLA, encoded by the coding sequence ATGAAAATAACACCTTTTAAAATTAAGGAGTTTTTAAAAAATCCAGGTTCAGCTCAAGGACTTTTAATCCATGGTAACGACCCAGGACAAATAGATTTTTATAGTAGAAACATTATAGATACACTCAATAAAAACGAAGAATTTACTATCTGTAAAATAGAGTTTTGTGACGTTAATAAATCTCCAGGGTTATTATTTACAGAACTTGTAAATATAACGATATTTAACAAAAAAAAGCTTGTCTTACTTATAAATGTTACTGATAAAATATCTGAAGAGCTAAAGAAAATATTAAATAATCATATTGGAAATAACTATGTCCTAATGATAGCAAAGGCAACATTGGCTCAACGCAGTTATTTTGAAAATGCCAAAAATCTTGCGGTTATCGGTTGCTATAAAGACAGCAATAATAACTTACATGATATAATTCTAGCTTATCTGAAACAAAATAACATAAGCTATACAGATGAAACAATTGCTGAACTGCAACGCTGTTTAAGTAATAGCTTTTCTTTTTACTTAGAGCTTGAAAAACTAATAACGTATTTAGGTGACAAAAAACATGTTAAAATAAGCGATATTAAGAAGTGTTTTGGTTCTAAAACCTACGATGTGGCTGTAGACGATCTGTGCTCTGCAATAGTTGAAAAAAATATCAATGATTTTATAAAATACTCTAACATACTTATGGCTTATGGTAATTTTTCGTCTATTGCTCTTTTAAGAATTATATCAAGATATTTCATGCGCCTTAGCACTGTACTTAATGCCATAAAAAGTGGCATAGATGAGCAAGAAGCAATTAAGATGCTTGATCCACCTTTGTTTTTTAAGCAGCTACCAGTCTTTAAAAAACATGTGCGAAATATAGATCATTTAAGGGTTAAGGTAATACTACAAGGATTGTTAGAGTTGGAAATAATCTCTAAGCAAACTGATGTGGATAGCAAATTAATCTTTCAACACAACATAATGTCAATGTTGCTTGCTTAA
- a CDS encoding COQ9 family protein — protein MEQIVDNLIKAIPFEGVSDSTLLKVCNDLQLAASFCKFQNGIYSALEHISDNFNKMMIKKLSNIDLNALKVREKIKLAIKIYLENYAKLQNYREFIKNVISFSLQNPCFATKTLYNRVDNIWHGICDISTDFNYYTKRLTLASVYSSTVLYFIDDYSQDFVDTLSFLDRRINNIIAFHELKKKIKLPVLKPFDIKL, from the coding sequence ATAGAACAAATAGTAGATAATTTAATAAAAGCTATACCTTTTGAAGGGGTGAGTGATAGTACTCTGCTGAAAGTGTGCAATGATTTGCAGCTGGCTGCAAGTTTTTGTAAGTTTCAAAATGGAATATACAGTGCACTGGAGCATATATCAGATAATTTTAACAAAATGATGATAAAAAAACTAAGCAACATTGATCTAAATGCTCTAAAGGTACGTGAAAAGATTAAACTTGCGATAAAAATATACCTAGAAAATTATGCAAAATTGCAAAATTATAGGGAGTTTATAAAGAATGTTATATCATTTTCTTTGCAGAATCCGTGCTTTGCTACAAAAACGCTTTACAACAGAGTAGATAATATTTGGCATGGAATCTGTGACATCTCAACTGATTTTAATTATTATACAAAGAGATTGACTCTAGCATCAGTATATTCTAGTACAGTACTTTACTTTATTGACGATTATTCACAAGATTTTGTTGATACCTTATCCTTTTTAGATAGGCGCATAAACAATATAATAGCCTTTCACGAGCTTAAGAAAAAAATTAAATTACCTGTTTTAAAACCCTTTGATATCAAGTTGTAA
- the dapF gene encoding diaminopimelate epimerase, with translation METKIPFIKMHGTGNDFVIIDARYNNYPNLDYKKIANRKRGIGCDQVIIINHSTKADCMMNILNADGSSAEMCGNAARCVVELMIAEKGNNCATIELIDHRIISGERLDNKQVRVSMGKPLLEWNKIPLSTLCDTLNLPIELGPLANPVGVSMGNPHAVFFVGDISSIPFEELAPKLEKHNLFPNGANISIAQITKKQINMKVWERGVGITDSCGSAACAALVAAVRRGYIDVNKEVIIRLLGGDLFVELSEGYEVFMRGEVAYVFYGELILK, from the coding sequence ATGGAGACTAAAATACCATTTATCAAAATGCACGGTACTGGCAATGATTTTGTCATAATTGATGCTCGTTATAATAATTATCCCAATTTAGATTACAAAAAGATAGCTAATCGCAAGAGAGGAATCGGCTGTGATCAAGTGATAATCATAAATCACTCAACTAAAGCTGATTGCATGATGAACATTCTCAATGCTGATGGCAGTAGTGCAGAAATGTGCGGTAACGCTGCTCGGTGTGTAGTAGAGCTTATGATAGCAGAAAAAGGTAATAACTGTGCAACTATTGAACTTATAGATCATAGGATCATAAGTGGAGAGCGCTTAGATAATAAGCAAGTAAGAGTGAGCATGGGTAAGCCTTTGTTAGAATGGAATAAAATTCCACTTTCCACTCTATGCGATACTTTAAATCTACCTATAGAACTTGGCCCTCTTGCAAATCCAGTAGGGGTTAGCATGGGCAATCCACATGCTGTGTTCTTTGTTGGTGATATATCGAGCATACCGTTTGAGGAACTGGCACCTAAGCTTGAAAAACATAACTTATTTCCAAATGGTGCAAATATTAGCATTGCTCAAATAACAAAAAAACAAATTAATATGAAGGTTTGGGAAAGAGGTGTTGGCATTACTGATTCATGTGGAAGTGCAGCATGTGCAGCTTTAGTTGCAGCAGTGCGTCGTGGATATATTGACGTTAATAAAGAGGTAATAATTAGATTACTAGGTGGAGATCTATTTGTAGAATTAAGTGAAGGTTATGAAGTATTTATGAGAGGTGAGGTTGCTTATGTTTTTTATGGTGAATTAATTCTTAAATGA
- a CDS encoding nitroreductase family protein produces the protein MDLLDLITQRYSGRSYDGTRVVTQEQIDMLIEAARWAPSCYGDEPWRYVICNKQKNLNSWYTLFNCLTQKNQKWVKDCTLLIICCSANNFRDLSRGSNNWSSYDTGAATYGMMLGATSMGLMAHQMAGFDKGKVIAEFGIPEDFDVTSVMAVGYAKEGEGPSERKRRPIKEMFFYDKWDKS, from the coding sequence GTGGATTTACTAGATTTAATAACTCAAAGGTACAGTGGACGTTCTTATGATGGAACAAGAGTTGTCACTCAAGAGCAAATTGATATGCTAATTGAGGCAGCAAGATGGGCTCCATCGTGTTATGGTGATGAACCTTGGAGATATGTAATTTGCAATAAACAAAAAAACCTGAACTCATGGTATACTTTATTTAATTGTCTGACTCAGAAAAATCAAAAATGGGTAAAGGACTGCACTTTGCTTATAATTTGCTGTAGTGCTAATAATTTTCGTGATTTAAGTAGAGGAAGTAATAATTGGAGTAGCTATGATACTGGTGCTGCAACTTATGGGATGATGCTTGGAGCAACTAGTATGGGACTCATGGCTCATCAGATGGCTGGATTTGATAAAGGTAAAGTAATTGCAGAGTTTGGCATACCAGAAGATTTTGATGTTACATCTGTTATGGCAGTTGGTTATGCGAAAGAAGGTGAAGGACCGTCAGAGAGAAAAAGAAGACCGATAAAGGAAATGTTTTTTTATGATAAATGGGATAAATCTTAA
- the recR gene encoding recombination mediator RecR produces MDIKNLIEMFSKLPNLGPASSRRLILHLIRNKEKIMLPLAHSIRELAEQVIECEICGNLETKSPCSICLDQRRNTKLLCVVEDLGDLWAFEKGKIYSGLYHILGGTLSAINGIGPKELNLQKIISRVKESSVEEVIIATNSTLDGQVTAHYIVDLLKGLNVKVSRLACGIPIGGEIDYLDEGTLNAALCSRQEINSAKV; encoded by the coding sequence ATAGATATAAAAAACTTAATTGAGATGTTTTCTAAATTACCAAACCTTGGCCCTGCTTCATCACGAAGACTCATTCTTCATCTAATTAGAAACAAAGAAAAAATCATGCTACCACTTGCGCATTCAATTCGAGAACTTGCAGAACAAGTTATAGAATGTGAGATATGTGGCAACCTTGAGACAAAGTCACCTTGCTCTATCTGTTTAGATCAAAGACGTAACACTAAGCTATTATGTGTTGTTGAAGACTTAGGAGATCTATGGGCTTTTGAAAAAGGCAAAATATACAGTGGTTTATATCACATTCTTGGTGGAACTTTATCGGCGATAAATGGTATAGGTCCGAAAGAGCTAAATCTGCAAAAGATTATAAGTAGAGTAAAAGAATCTAGCGTTGAGGAAGTAATCATCGCCACTAACTCAACGCTCGATGGACAAGTTACCGCTCACTACATAGTAGATTTACTGAAAGGCTTAAATGTGAAAGTATCACGTCTAGCTTGCGGCATACCAATTGGTGGGGAAATCGACTACCTTGATGAAGGAACACTAAATGCAGCTCTTTGCTCAAGGCAAGAGATAAACTCAGCAAAGGTATAA
- the era gene encoding GTPase Era: protein MTIKQKCLTIAIAGLPNVGKSTLINNIVGAKVSIITPKAQTTRTKIRAVAIYKETQFIFIDVPGIFAAKTKLEKFIVSSAWSAIKSTDAVLLLLDFRNFSYGSDQMIKVIARTKQLNIRCILVINKIDLATKPEIKRAYEHFTAAYGGFDQMFMISALKNDGVEEMLAYLSTVAPEGPWLYPEDCITDTSTSFIAAEVTREKLFLNLNKELPYSLAVMTEQMQEKEDKSLIVRQVIYVLRESHKKIIIGTNGENIKKINIAARTELEDMFEVKIHLFLFVKIRKSWQDRPKEYVDHA from the coding sequence ATGACTATCAAACAAAAGTGTTTAACAATTGCAATAGCTGGTCTGCCGAATGTTGGTAAGTCTACTTTAATCAACAACATTGTCGGAGCTAAAGTTTCTATTATTACTCCTAAGGCACAAACAACACGTACTAAGATCAGAGCAGTTGCCATATATAAAGAAACACAATTTATCTTCATTGACGTTCCTGGCATTTTTGCTGCTAAAACTAAACTCGAAAAATTTATAGTAAGCTCTGCATGGTCTGCAATAAAAAGCACAGATGCCGTTTTGCTCTTACTTGATTTTAGAAATTTCTCTTATGGTAGTGACCAGATGATAAAAGTTATTGCAAGAACAAAGCAATTAAATATTAGATGCATTTTAGTAATCAATAAAATTGATCTGGCTACAAAACCAGAAATTAAAAGAGCATATGAACATTTTACTGCAGCTTATGGAGGGTTTGATCAAATGTTTATGATCTCAGCATTAAAAAACGATGGTGTGGAAGAGATGTTAGCATATTTGTCTACTGTTGCTCCTGAAGGTCCATGGCTTTATCCTGAGGACTGCATAACTGATACGTCAACTAGTTTTATAGCTGCTGAAGTGACACGCGAGAAACTATTTTTAAATTTAAATAAGGAACTGCCATACTCTCTAGCAGTGATGACAGAACAAATGCAGGAAAAGGAAGATAAAAGTTTAATTGTAAGACAAGTTATATATGTGCTTAGAGAGAGTCATAAAAAAATTATTATTGGTACAAATGGAGAAAATATAAAAAAGATAAATATTGCCGCACGCACAGAACTTGAAGATATGTTTGAAGTTAAAATACATCTTTTTTTATTTGTTAAAATACGGAAATCTTGGCAAGATCGTCCGAAGGAGTATGTAGATCATGCTTAA